The Buteo buteo chromosome Z, bButBut1.hap1.1, whole genome shotgun sequence region ACTGAACCTAAGTCAAATCCTCCACTGGAATTACTGGAGCTGTGTCAGTGCAGATAATGCCAGCAGGAGAATTTGATGCAAACCACACGTACATTTTACTTCCTGCCCCAAATGCAAGCCCATTTGATGATATGAAATGCAGACTTACGAAAGAGGTTGGCGTTTTTCTTGACTGTGACAGTAAAACCATTGCCTGGCTGGTGAATCCTGAAGAAGATCATTGCCACGTTCTGCGATGACCTGATGCTCCTCTGAATATTGCCACTTTCACAAAAGTCTACATATCTTTGGGAAGTGGGGAGGGGATGGTCCAAGGAACTGGGAAATTTCTCTCCTTTGAGTATCCAGCCATCAAATACCTACAGGGGTTCAATAATTGAAAACAAGGCTTTTCCTTATTGCTCTGTTagcagagaacagaaacatgaaatattacagacactgttttattttgatacCAGATGGCTTGTTCAAAGCCACcaactaaaaacaaaaattatttgtatttatcagTTTCCTAGCATTTAACTAATTACTGAAGCTTCAATCTGCATTTAGAAAAGGGATACATACAAATTTTAATGTtgtctttatttccttcagGTGAAAATTTTCATGAGCTTTTTTGAGAGAAGCAGCTCTTTTTGCTCCAGCATCATCacatttgcataattttttttatttctttctattgcGATTTCATTGTTCCTAAGAGAAGTTTTTGATCAGCTTGATTTGGAAGCCACATGAAACATAAGTCACCCTCTCAAATTCTGGGCCTTAAGTCCATTGATCTGGCCTGTAGTTTTCCACCATCCATGTTTTGCAGCTTGTCATTAATGGCCCCAGAGGCCTTCCAGAGGTATTGGAATACAATAAAGCTTCAGGGAGGAATTACTGGCAGAGGTATTGCTCTCTCCTGCATCTATTCTTTCAGCTCATCCTAACTACTagaaagcagaacaaatgcTGCCTGCTTGTCTGGACCTTAAGCAGCAACCTCTACAAATCTTTCCTTCAcaataaaaatagcaacaatTTGCCCTCGATGTCTTCAGGGAAATGTGTCAGAACTAGAAATCTGTATTAACTCCAGTATAGCTGCACAGTTGCTGCCTTGCTGTTTCAGTTCCCTCCTAGCCGCTCTCACAGGGTAGGTAATTCCTTCTGTGCTCTAGTCAATGCTTTGAAAATCCAAGGACTGGATCTTGCCATCACTTCAGTGATTAATCCTAATGTGAGTATGTCTGGGTCTTCCTCATAGAAAAGCTGCAAGATCAGCCTCTGGATTTGCCAGAACGGTAAGTTTTCTGAAGTAATGAGACGTGGGTGCTCAGATTACACCAGGGAAAAGCTGCCTGTGTAAATACAATAGTATAATGCAGAAACTGGGGGCCCCATGATCAAAGGAAGGAAATCCCTATACCTCTACAAAGCCTCAAAGATCTCTTGGCATTTCTCTAGCCTCCGTAAGTGGCTGTAAGTCTAGGTACAAAATCCTTGGACACACAAGAGGCTGAAATCAGCTTCCCTGTATCAACATGGGGAAAGATCCCAGCCAGGGGTATGGGATGGAGGGACAAGTTTCCCCAGGCTAAAGCGAGATGGGGGCTAGCACCTCTCCCAGAAAGACAAGGAAAGGGCCGAAGGGcagctctccccctcctcctccccggaGCTCAGCTTGCCGCTGGTCGGGCGAGGGGGGTGTCTGTGCTGTGCACCGACACTGCGGCATGGAAGGCAGAGCGCAAAGtgagaggagcaggcagggaccaTCAAggctccccttctctcctgaaCTGAGCTCAGGTCTTTGCCAAcgctcctgcctgccagcaaAATGCGCTGGTAAAGTTTTTTGACACTGGAATATAAACACCTCTGAGTCAGGAACCTCTTTCTATTCAGAGCTGACATCCTGTAAAGCTCTAGTGGGGCCATTTGAAAGAAAGCCTGCAATGATCCATTCATTAATAAGCTGATGCTAAGTGACCTGAGAGTGGAGGTCCTGGAGCAGCAACAGCCATTCAGAGAGCTGTATCATTATCTGCAGGGCTCGTGTGATTCATGGTGCAATAAGAAAACCCTCCTAACGGGGCTGAGTGGCTCAGCTTGTACTGACCAAACTTTTCAGTCTGTCTCCCAGGTATGGACAGTCAGTAGATGTGCCCCTGGAAAAGTTCAGAAGAGACAGTGCCATGTTTTGGAGATGGATCCTCAGCCTGCATCTGACTTTGCTTTAGGGGTGTGGTGATGGGGGGAGATGTACCCAAAGTGCCCCAGGGAGGAGGAACAGCCGTCCCAGAGACGGCTGCTTTGTGAAAGCCTGTCCTGCACAAAAGACCACACACATGCTCGTGCGCACACATGTTCACCTGCCCCTTCCACATGTACCAAATGTCTCACACATCAGatgagagcagggaagggaagtgCAGCAGGACTTGCCAGCTTCCTACCTTCAAGAAATCCCCCCGTTGGCAGTCAATGTTTACAAAGTCGTAGTCTATTGTGATGAGCTCCTCGGGCTCCCCAATGAAGAAGGTCGCGCAGTGCAGCTGTGGTTGGTCTGCAGTGAAGGTGAACTGCCCCTCTATACTCAGCATGTCGATGCACCCTGCAGAAACAGAGACATGGGACTGCTGCCTCAGCCTGCTCGGGAGGGAGTGCCAGCTCCTGCGGCGCCAGGAAGGGGGGGAGCGAGGAGAGACCCCCACGCTGAGACCCGGCTGGTGGTGAGGAGAAGGAGACCCAGCTTGAAGCAATTACGAGCCTGCTGAGCATCGGAGTATGAATAGTAACTTGCAGGTGTGAGGACAAGTGTGTGatgggggggtgcagggagagATGACATGTCGAAGCATTTCTGAGCAGAAGAAAACTCTGCGTGTGTATGTGCACAAGTGCACAAACACCCCATTCCTTCAGATTTCTTTCTAATCACAGCTTTTCCACCTGCCCCATCCCCTGGAGATGTGACCCTGCCCAGACACGAGTGGAAAATCCTCATCCTTCTCCCATTATTAGGGACCCTCAACTCTGAGCCCCAACCTCTTCTCAGAGGTTTGATCCCTCTGCTACAACCACGttttttctgagattttaaCACTTTgtccttcttctcccccaccTTGCAAAAAACACCTGCAGCTCTGTCACTCTGAAATACCCCCTTTCACCTCCCTAAGCCCCAAGCTCCCCCCAGGACTCTCCCACCCACTGATGGTCCCCACCAGATCACCAAAGAAACTCACGGAGTGACCGCCGGTAGATCTGCCCTGCAGACAGCTCTCGCTTCAGATCTTCACTGAGGAGTAGGAAGGGCTCATCTTCACCAGCATCCCTCACCTGGTGAAGGAAAGAGGGCAAGAAGAGGCTGGGACAAAGTGAAATACAGCCCCCTCCCTGCACCTCTGAAGAACAGGCACCAGCAGATTAAATCCCTCCTCCAGAAACAGTGCAGCTGTGGAAGAGCTCAGTCAGAAAGCTGCCAACCTGCAGTAGAGGGGAACAAACCTGGCACTGAAGAGCACAGTGCACAGCACAGTGCACAGCGAGTCTCTTAAATCCTCAGCAAAAATGCAAGTTTGAGAAAAGGGAGGATAAACAAATGGGAAGGGAATGGGGACGGAACTGTTGCATTAATGTTACCCAGGCGTAGGTTTAATGCGGGAGGAGTGGGAataggaggggagggaggaaaaagcatGATGCTCGCAAGCTGGGTGTACAAGTTAGAAGACAGTAGCTAAAAGCACAGCGAGGCGCTTTAGTCATCAGCCCCATTGCTCACCTCTAGGTATCTGGTTTCCCCCCTGGAGGCTGCCAGGAAGATGAGAACGAAGTGGCACTGAAACTGGAAAGCAGACGGCATGCTGACACCTCCTCTGGCGGCCCTCCCTCTCTCGCTGTGGCCAAGTTTTTCCCGGTCTGTGCCAGTAGGCAGGAGCCGCTGGGGTATCTTGGAGAGACTCTTTTTATAGAGCTGTTGGGAGGGGAGGCACTTGGTCCCCGTACTGATAGGGTAACCCATGGTAACTGAATTCCTCTCACAGTGACACAGTACGTGGGCATGACGAAGGTCCAAATCGCAGCCACAAATTTTCAAGCCGGTCGAACTCCCTTCGCTGGCAGATGTCTTTTCTACTTATCTGTCTGGCGGAGCTGAAAAGCTCTGGGGAGGAGAGCCCATCCCTGTGCAGCCGGGGCACTCGCACGGTGTGTTTATTTCCAGTTACTCCAAAGCAAGGAACGAggagcatccctccctcctcctcttctcctgctTTCCAGTCCCAGGGCATTTCAGACCCGCAGgactccctgcctccctcctgccgCTCTGTGGCAtgcagctctctgcagcccCTGTGCCAGGTGCTTCCCACCAGCTGGGCCTGGTGGGTACCCAGCATCCCAGTCAGGCTTGCAGCCTGGGCCCAGCAtccccccggggctgggggacccGCTGGCTTccaggtcctgcacctggggcaCAAGGGCTGTGTAGCAAGTACACAGGCAAAACCAGACAGTTCTCCCTGCCAGACACAGCTTTTGTACAGAAATTAGGAAAACTTGGGGTTCCCAAGGGTGTATTCCCCACAGAACAGCTGATACTGTTCCAGCCCTGATCATCACGGGACACCTGAGAAAGACCTTCAAAAGATGAACCTGGGAATGAAAATCCACAATTCTGCAGAGTACTAAAAATCAGGAACTCAGCAGAGATATTAGTTTTAGGGTATACTCTTGTTTTCCCCTGACCCAGAATGAACCATCAATACTCTGCAGACAATAACTACCCTTTCACAATCTCAGGCTTCTTGCTAATGTCTCCTTCTGCTCTATGGTTCCCTGTTAAATTGTCACTTTGTTCAGCAAAACTTAGAATTCATATGATCCAGATTTGCAAAGCTTTAAGTTTGCTGCTTCTGATTTCATTGTTAGGGCTTGTGGACAAAAATACTTGCTTGCTGTTTCACCCAACTTGTTGGTTGAacaacaaataaacatttttctgtctaTATGCCTGTGGCTCTGACCTTATTATGCTGTAATTCTTATTCTTATGGTTTACTTTAATATAAACTATAATATTGCTCCATATCTGCATGCCACTTCTGTGAATTTGCCATGTCTTTGTGAGTTTCAAGAGcataaaaaatactgaggaaaaggaaaacattatttttgaaCTTTGACATAAAGTTGCATTCAAAGGTTGTTAAAACTGTTTTGGAGAACTGAGTAGTTAATTACTGCATGAACCAAGACTGAATTAATTCATCTTCATGTACTTGCCTTAAATTGTTTAAATACTGTGATTTTAGACAAAGATTATCAGAGGATTATCCAAGGGAGTTTGGAATCTGAAGTCCATTGAAGTTCTTTGGGAATTACAGGTTTTGTTGAAAAACTGCAGGGTTTAGTCCCAACCTGCATTAGAGGATGGCTGGGAGGTTAATCAGGGTGGTGGGAAGTGCCCTGGAGACCACTGGGATCCTGTGGGACCAGGAGGGACTACAGGGGAGCCCAGCCTCATTCACTGTTCTCATTGCACGTTCACTTTGTGAAGAGATGACGAAAGTTAGAATTATAGTGTGACCCCTCCGCTCTCCATCTTTGAGGCACTTTGCAGAACCCAGTCCTAATTGTGGCTGGGGTGTCCCAGtttgccctgccagccccccagCCTAGATCTCAGATGCCAAGTACTTGAATATCTTCAGTAAAGGAGAGTGATTGTGTGATAATTTGACCAGTTACTGAAGATTCGGTTAAATTCAGCTCAAAAAATGAGTGAAGGACAAATGACACTACAGCTAAATCAATATGACTGTCTATTAAACCAGCTGTGAGGTCATCTACTCAGGATAAGACATACCAACAGAGATggcaatatattttaaactctTGCCCATGAATAGCTGAGGTCTGGGCAGCATAGCATTCACTGGTGGAAGTGCCTAGACAAGCAGGTGACCCCAGGGGCTGGAGGACATCCTGGCAGATGAGGTGTGGGGACTGTCCTT contains the following coding sequences:
- the CRHBP gene encoding corticotropin-releasing factor-binding protein isoform X1; its protein translation is MPSAFQFQCHFVLIFLAASRGETRYLEVRDAGEDEPFLLLSEDLKRELSAGQIYRRSLRCIDMLSIEGQFTFTADQPQLHCATFFIGEPEELITIDYDFVNIDCQRGDFLKVFDGWILKGEKFPSSLDHPLPTSQRYVDFCESGNIQRSIRSSQNVAMIFFRIHQPGNGFTVTVKKNANLFPCNVISQTPSGRFTMVIPHQHRNCSFSIIYPVVIKISDLILGHLNGLFLKKPSAGCAGVGDFVELLGGTGLDPSKMFPLADLCHSFHGSAQMKIGCDNTVLRMVSSGKHINRVTFEYHQLDLQETESRKENSIEEFCFPSI